ATGGAACGATCCCGCCGGATGCGATCCTGCGCCACGACATGCTCAGGCATGTCCGGCACGGGTTCTTCACCCGCGCGGGCGGGGTGTCGCAGGGACCGTATGCCAGCCTGAACTGTTCGACGCGCTCGGGTGACGATCCGGCGGCGCTGGCGGAAAACCGGCGCCGGGTCGCGCACGCCATGGGGGTGGCGCCGGATGGCCTGCTGGGCGTCACCCAGGTGCATGGTGACGCGGTCGCGACGGTGACGGTGCCATGGGCGGTGGGCGAGGGGCCCCGCGCCGACGCCATGGTGACGGACCGGCCGGGCCTGGCGCTGGGGGTGATCACCGCCGATTGCGGGCCGGTCCTGTTTGCCGCGGCCGATGGCGGGGTGGTGGGGGCGGCCCATGCCGGCTGGCGCGGCGCCGTGGGCGGCATCCTGGAGGCGACGCTGGCGGCCATGGCGGCCCTGGGGGCGGCCCCCGCCCTGGTGCGGGCCGTGGTCGGCCCCTGCATCGGCCAGGCGAGCTACGAGGTCGGGGCCGACATGCGCGCGCAGGTGCTGGCGGCCGATGCCGGTGCCGCGCCCTTCTTCGCCCCGGGCCGCCGTCCGGGCCATGACCAGTTCGATCTGGCGGGCTATTGCGTGGCGCGGCTGCGGCGGGCGGGAATCGGCCAGGTGACGGCGCTGGGCGTGGATACGCTGGACGACGCGGCGCGATTCTTCA
This genomic stretch from Gluconacetobacter diazotrophicus PA1 5 harbors:
- the pgeF gene encoding peptidoglycan editing factor PgeF; protein product: MLRHVRHGFFTRAGGVSQGPYASLNCSTRSGDDPAALAENRRRVAHAMGVAPDGLLGVTQVHGDAVATVTVPWAVGEGPRADAMVTDRPGLALGVITADCGPVLFAAADGGVVGAAHAGWRGAVGGILEATLAAMAALGAAPALVRAVVGPCIGQASYEVGADMRAQVLAADAGAAPFFAPGRRPGHDQFDLAGYCVARLRRAGIGQVTALGVDTLDDAARFFSHRRRTLAGGGPIGHQISVIGRAGATSSP